From a single Bacillus gobiensis genomic region:
- the rpmA gene encoding 50S ribosomal protein L27, which translates to MLRLDLQFFASKKGVGSTKNGRDSESKRLGAKRADGQFVSGGSILFRQRGTKIYPGENVGRGGDDTLFAKIDGTVRFERYGRDRKKVSVYPAAQ; encoded by the coding sequence ATGTTAAGATTAGATCTTCAATTTTTCGCATCTAAAAAAGGAGTAGGTTCAACGAAAAACGGACGTGACTCTGAATCCAAGCGTCTTGGCGCAAAACGTGCAGATGGACAATTTGTTAGCGGCGGCTCCATTCTTTTCCGCCAGCGCGGCACAAAAATCTATCCTGGTGAAAACGTCGGACGCGGAGGAGACGACACACTTTTTGCTAAAATCGACGGAACTGTTCGCTTCGAACGTTACGGACGTGACCGCAAAAAAGTGAGTGTCTACCCTGCGGCTCAATAA
- a CDS encoding M50 family metallopeptidase encodes MNKGAELLAKLHIHPCLWVVMGICLVTGYIQQFLCLFLIVFIHELGHSIAALFFSWRVKRILLLPFGGLLEAEEHGNRPLKEELVVIAAGPIQHVLLQLAAWLFFLMSGINQSQYDMFTFYNFSILLINLLPIWPLDGGKLAFILFSKYFPYQTAHRYSLLSSSLFCLLLLLWFAAVSPMQLSAWILLVFLTYSLYDEYRKRHFTHIRFLLERYYGKKRELGRLTPIKVSADDKILDVLSKFRRDCKHPIHIEKDGRTISELDENELLHAYFAEKRTNTSMEELMYLY; translated from the coding sequence TTGAATAAAGGGGCGGAGTTATTGGCAAAACTGCATATTCATCCTTGCCTGTGGGTCGTGATGGGAATCTGCCTGGTCACTGGGTACATCCAGCAATTTTTGTGTTTATTTCTTATCGTTTTTATTCATGAGCTCGGCCATTCCATCGCTGCCTTATTTTTTTCGTGGCGAGTGAAGAGAATCCTGCTGCTGCCGTTTGGAGGATTACTTGAAGCAGAAGAGCACGGAAACCGTCCCTTAAAGGAGGAGCTTGTGGTTATAGCAGCAGGGCCGATTCAACACGTCCTCCTGCAATTGGCCGCATGGCTCTTTTTCTTAATGTCCGGTATCAATCAATCCCAGTATGACATGTTTACATTTTATAATTTTTCCATTTTGCTCATTAATTTATTGCCAATATGGCCTTTGGACGGGGGAAAATTAGCATTCATCTTGTTTTCAAAGTATTTTCCCTATCAAACGGCTCACCGGTACAGCTTGCTGTCCTCTTCCCTGTTTTGTTTGCTTCTCCTTCTTTGGTTTGCAGCCGTTTCTCCTATGCAGCTGAGCGCTTGGATTCTTTTGGTCTTTCTGACATACTCTCTTTATGATGAATACCGGAAAAGGCATTTCACACACATTCGCTTTTTATTAGAACGATATTACGGGAAAAAAAGAGAGCTGGGGAGGCTGACTCCGATTAAGGTGAGCGCTGACGATAAAATCCTTGACGTGCTCTCAAAATTCCGGCGGGATTGCAAGCATCCGATTCATATAGAAAAAGACGGACGGACAATAAGCGAGCTGGATGAGAATGAATTGCTCCATGCTTACTTTGCAGAAAAACGGACGAACACGTCTATGGAGGAATTGATGTATCTCTATTAA
- a CDS encoding ribosomal-processing cysteine protease Prp produces the protein MIQATINRSGNSREIVSFSLSGHADFAEHGQDLVCAGASAIVIGAINAVEAVADIKPVLEMSDDGGYVHFEFPAEYDHSAFQKAQLLLEGMIVSLETIERDYQDYLQLKQNTI, from the coding sequence ATGATTCAGGCAACGATTAACAGATCAGGCAACTCACGGGAAATTGTTTCGTTTTCATTATCGGGACATGCTGATTTTGCTGAGCATGGTCAGGATCTTGTATGTGCGGGAGCTTCGGCGATCGTTATCGGTGCGATTAATGCGGTGGAAGCTGTAGCGGATATTAAACCGGTTCTGGAAATGTCAGATGACGGAGGCTACGTGCATTTTGAATTTCCTGCTGAGTATGATCACAGTGCCTTTCAAAAAGCACAGCTGCTGCTTGAAGGAATGATTGTATCTCTTGAAACGATTGAAAGAGACTATCAAGACTACTTGCAACTCAAGCAAAATACGATATAG
- the rplU gene encoding 50S ribosomal protein L21 has product MYAIIQTGGKQIKVEEGQAVYIEKLPAEAGETVTFENVLFVGGENVKVGSPLVEGATVTAKVEKQSRAKKLVVFKYKPKKNQHKKQGHRQPYTKVVIEKINA; this is encoded by the coding sequence ATGTACGCAATTATTCAAACAGGTGGAAAACAAATCAAAGTTGAAGAAGGCCAAGCGGTTTATATCGAAAAACTTCCTGCTGAAGCTGGAGAAACCGTTACTTTCGAAAACGTTTTGTTTGTCGGTGGAGAAAATGTAAAAGTTGGCAGCCCGCTCGTTGAAGGCGCAACTGTAACGGCAAAGGTTGAAAAACAAAGCCGTGCGAAAAAACTTGTTGTGTTTAAATACAAACCGAAGAAAAACCAACACAAAAAACAAGGTCACCGTCAGCCATACACTAAAGTTGTAATCGAAAAAATTAACGCGTAA
- a CDS encoding sporulation initiation phosphotransferase B: MKELTNQAENHTDQTVLSKELLHLLGHSRHDWMNKLQLIKGNLSLQKYERVFEIIEEMAIEAQHESKLSSMKVPHLAYDLVTFNWKSKYITLEYEILGSVKDLSYFDDKLVYVVRKLLHLFEQAVSKESENHLTLTLQTDSPDDVLILYFDFHGLLQNKEVFDNIHTADRSFYHINRFKISDKECLAELYLQ, translated from the coding sequence ATGAAAGAATTAACAAATCAAGCAGAAAATCACACCGATCAAACGGTGCTTTCAAAGGAACTTCTTCATTTGCTTGGTCATTCCCGACACGATTGGATGAATAAATTGCAGCTGATAAAGGGAAATTTAAGCTTGCAAAAATATGAACGAGTATTTGAAATTATCGAAGAAATGGCCATAGAGGCGCAGCATGAATCAAAGCTTTCCAGCATGAAGGTTCCCCATCTTGCCTATGATTTGGTTACGTTCAATTGGAAATCAAAGTATATTACACTTGAATACGAAATATTGGGAAGCGTCAAGGATTTGTCTTATTTTGATGACAAGCTTGTTTACGTGGTTCGAAAGTTATTACATCTTTTTGAACAGGCTGTGTCGAAGGAAAGTGAGAATCATTTGACTTTGACCCTGCAAACAGATTCTCCTGACGATGTACTCATTCTATATTTTGATTTTCATGGCTTGCTGCAGAACAAAGAAGTCTTTGATAATATCCATACTGCTGACAGAAGCTTTTATCATATC